In Haloplanus rubicundus, one DNA window encodes the following:
- a CDS encoding anthranilate phosphoribosyltransferase, with amino-acid sequence MTEVVGSGTKSAEDMTREQAAEAMRRIFDGDPYPTTLGAFWLANRWKHNTPEELAAFTDEMCERAEYATPDADPVDCGANYDGKGRTAILGVAAGVVAAGAGTPVVAHSGDRTPTQKQDVYKHVLDELGVATELTPRDSAAMVDETGVGFYYQPAFNPAVADLFDARDRMGVRTFVNTVETLANPAGASVHLGSFYHLAFAKKVVETFAESAFHDLDRVVMFQGMEGYDDIRPGYTKVADWSATGGFDDYEIETAAYGMDFAEEDLQVDDVAEDSARLTREVVAGDRTDHWYDAVALNAAVRIYARDDADSLDSALDAARAAVDDGSAAAVLDDLRAF; translated from the coding sequence ATGACCGAGGTGGTGGGCTCGGGGACGAAATCCGCGGAGGACATGACCCGCGAACAGGCCGCCGAGGCCATGCGCCGCATCTTCGACGGCGACCCCTACCCGACCACGCTCGGCGCCTTCTGGCTCGCCAACCGCTGGAAACACAACACGCCCGAAGAACTCGCGGCCTTCACCGACGAGATGTGTGAGCGCGCCGAGTACGCCACCCCCGACGCCGACCCCGTCGACTGCGGCGCCAACTACGACGGCAAGGGCCGGACCGCCATCCTCGGCGTCGCCGCGGGCGTCGTCGCCGCCGGCGCCGGCACGCCCGTCGTCGCCCACTCCGGCGACCGGACACCCACCCAGAAACAGGACGTGTACAAACACGTCCTCGACGAACTCGGCGTCGCGACGGAGTTGACCCCCCGCGACTCCGCCGCCATGGTCGACGAGACGGGCGTTGGCTTCTACTACCAGCCCGCGTTCAACCCCGCCGTCGCCGACCTGTTCGACGCCCGGGACCGGATGGGCGTGCGCACGTTCGTCAACACCGTCGAGACGCTCGCCAACCCCGCCGGCGCGAGCGTCCACCTCGGCTCCTTCTACCACCTCGCGTTCGCGAAGAAGGTGGTCGAGACGTTCGCGGAGAGCGCGTTCCACGACCTGGATCGAGTTGTCATGTTCCAGGGGATGGAGGGCTACGACGACATCCGCCCCGGCTACACCAAGGTGGCCGACTGGTCGGCGACCGGCGGCTTCGACGACTACGAAATCGAGACGGCCGCGTACGGCATGGACTTCGCGGAAGAAGACCTACAGGTCGACGACGTGGCCGAAGACAGCGCCCGCCTCACCCGCGAGGTGGTCGCCGGCGACCGGACCGACCACTGGTACGACGCCGTCGCCCTCAACGCCGCCGTCCGGATCTACGCCCGCGACGACGCCGACTCCCTCGATTCGGCCCTCGACGCCGCCCGTGCGGCCGTCGACGACGGGTCGGCCGCCGCCGTCCTCGACGACCTGCGGGCGTTCTAG
- a CDS encoding precorrin-2 dehydrogenase/sirohydrochlorin ferrochelatase family protein — protein sequence MIPLVHDFDGETVLVFGGGTVGARKARRFAREARVVVVSPTFADADFGESEFVRAAPGPDDVPSWLDAADPALVVAATDDAALNAAVEAAARGRGVLVNRADRSGGRGRGSVVVPATVDDGPVGVAVTTGGTSPAVSRYLRRELESVVDGAGAVARVVGKLRAALKDRGVEPDRRRAAIRAVAESEAVWTAAREGDGEAVRGAAERVLADALGDDGDDA from the coding sequence GTGATCCCACTCGTCCACGACTTCGACGGCGAGACCGTCCTCGTCTTCGGCGGCGGGACCGTCGGCGCCCGGAAGGCGCGTCGCTTCGCCCGCGAGGCGCGGGTCGTCGTCGTCAGCCCGACGTTCGCGGACGCCGACTTCGGGGAGAGCGAGTTCGTCCGCGCCGCGCCCGGCCCCGACGACGTCCCTTCGTGGCTCGACGCCGCCGACCCGGCGCTCGTCGTCGCCGCCACCGACGATGCGGCGCTCAACGCCGCCGTCGAGGCGGCAGCGAGGGGCCGAGGCGTCCTCGTCAACCGCGCGGACCGGAGCGGCGGGCGGGGCCGCGGGAGCGTCGTCGTCCCCGCCACCGTCGACGACGGTCCGGTCGGCGTGGCCGTGACGACGGGGGGCACGAGTCCAGCGGTGAGCCGGTACCTGCGCCGGGAACTGGAGTCAGTCGTCGACGGCGCGGGGGCCGTGGCGAGGGTGGTGGGGAAGCTTCGGGCGGCGTTGAAGGACCGGGGCGTCGAGCCGGATCGACGGCGGGCGGCGATCCGCGCCGTCGCCGAGTCCGAGGCGGTGTGGACGGCGGCCCGCGAGGGTGACGGCGAAGCGGTACGCGGGGCCGCCGAGCGGGTGCTGGCGGACGCGCTCGGCGACGACGGCGACGACGCCTGA
- a CDS encoding ferredoxin, translating to MTDTDDVLRPSDVGDADAPPVDEKPYKIIFEANKCIGTGKCAEVSSNWALDLDTGLARPKTYYVGEDDLDHNVRAAEVCPAKKGRGVIHVIDRRTDEEIAPDPAGDGSLSVDW from the coding sequence ATGACCGACACCGACGACGTACTCCGCCCGAGCGACGTTGGCGACGCCGACGCGCCGCCCGTCGACGAGAAGCCGTACAAGATCATCTTCGAGGCGAACAAGTGCATCGGCACCGGGAAATGTGCCGAAGTCTCGTCGAACTGGGCCCTCGACCTCGACACCGGCCTCGCCCGCCCGAAGACGTACTACGTCGGCGAGGACGATCTGGATCACAACGTCCGCGCCGCCGAGGTCTGTCCCGCGAAGAAGGGCCGGGGGGTCATCCACGTGATCGACCGCCGCACCGACGAGGAGATCGCGCCCGACCCCGCGGGCGACGGCAGCCTGAGCGTCGACTGGTAG